One stretch of Qingrenia yutianensis DNA includes these proteins:
- a CDS encoding transposase produces MSIKKGTMPPRYDETFKSGAIKMVTEQGRPSKEVAAELGICVETLKSWLKRAGFQPGATDRQNRNDKRQRELETEIRSLRKQLAEKDEVIDVLKKSVGIFSKL; encoded by the coding sequence ATGTCAATCAAAAAAGGAACAATGCCACCTCGTTATGACGAAACATTCAAGAGTGGCGCAATCAAAATGGTTACTGAACAAGGCCGCCCATCAAAAGAAGTTGCCGCCGAGCTTGGTATTTGCGTTGAAACCCTCAAATCATGGCTCAAACGTGCAGGTTTTCAACCCGGTGCGACCGACAGACAAAATCGTAACGACAAGCGTCAGCGTGAACTTGAAACGGAAATACGCTCGCTTCGCAAGCAGCTTGCCGAGAAAGATGAGGTCATTGATGTATTAAAAAAATCCGTCGGCATATTTTCAAAACTATAG
- a CDS encoding IS3 family transposase, which produces MSARKLHEQKLLRILISLHERYPAAGLDTLAAMIRKECPCSRNTVHRLMKLYNIHSIRKRAFKITTNSKHNYAVCSKSLGAAIMLGKIAACQLVNCTNKNFCVF; this is translated from the coding sequence GTGTCAGCTCGTAAACTGCACGAACAAAAACTTTTGCGTATTTTAATATCACTTCATGAGAGGTATCCGGCAGCCGGGCTTGATACTTTGGCTGCAATGATAAGAAAAGAGTGTCCGTGCTCTCGAAACACCGTACACCGACTTATGAAATTATATAACATACACTCAATACGCAAAAGAGCCTTCAAAATTACTACAAACTCCAAACATAATTATGCCGTTTGCTCGAAATCTCTCGGAGCGGCTATTATGCTTGGAAAAATCGCAGCGTGTCAGCTCGTAAACTGCACGAACAAAAACTTTTGCGTATTTTAA
- a CDS encoding IS3 family transposase, whose amino-acid sequence MSARKLHEQKLLRILISLHERYPAAGLDTLAAMIRKECPCSRNTVHRLMKLYNIHSIRKRAFKITTNSKHNYAVSPNLLKRDFAADKP is encoded by the coding sequence GTGTCAGCTCGTAAACTGCACGAACAAAAACTTTTGCGTATTTTAATATCACTTCATGAGAGGTATCCGGCAGCCGGGCTTGATACTTTGGCTGCAATGATAAGAAAAGAGTGTCCGTGCTCTCGAAACACCGTACACCGACTTATGAAATTATATAACATACACTCAATACGCAAAAGAGCCTTCAAAATTACTACAAACTCCAAACATAATTATGCCGTTTCGCCAAATCTTCTTAAAAGAGATTTTGCGGCAGACAAACC